Genomic window (Corvus cornix cornix isolate S_Up_H32 chromosome 4A, ASM73873v5, whole genome shotgun sequence):
AGGGTCTAACTTCATACATGTCAGAGTAAACAGTATTTCCATAAAAAGCACCCAGCCTCCTGAAACAGCAGCTAGGCACAACAGCACATGTCAGGTTCAAACTAAAATGTGTGAAATTATGCCAGAAATGTTGTACATTTCCATTGCTGAACTAtataaatgctgcttttaatacatattttcatgTAATAAATGTTCTAATTGCCAAAACATTCTGTAACTTTCATACTTGGGATGTGACATTAATATCTAGAACTACTAAAATCCAATCTACAAAgccatgcattttaaaagttttaaagcaAACTGTTACATGTATCTTAAAGATTAGCCTTCAggataataaaattatattaagcAGTCCAGTGTATGAAAAGATAGGGCTCATATTAAATATGctgacaggaaaaagaaattcttccatGTGAGCatagtgaggccctggcagaggctgccaaAAGAAactggatgccccatccctggcagtgttgAAGACCAGATGGACAGTGCTTGGAGCAGGTGGAAGGTGCCCATGCCCTTGGCatgggggttggaacaagatggtcttttAAGGTCCCgatccaaaccattctatgattttgtgtaaagtaaaattattattaaagcACCTGAAATCAGGTTCTAAATAATGTCAAACAGGAAACAGAAGTTCTCTTTCAGTATGAAGATTACAATGTCTCACATTTTAAAGTGcatgcatattttatttactaaCAATGTTTTACATGGAATGAGGACTTGGGAGATAAAGCAAATCCTATCAATTTCAGTCAATACAGGTGAACCTGAAGCAATTACAGAAATTGAGTATTTATTTGTTATTGGTTACTGTGACAGCATGTTgataaaacactggaaatttaCACTGAAGGAAATCTTTAGTTCCTTCTCCTCCAgattaacaaaaagaaatacttcctCACCTGTCACCAAAAGGCCTGTCTCATGGGAAATGGGTACTCATGGACAGAGAACTGTCTATAGATTGGCAGAGGGGGAAGTTTTGTTATCTTTAATCTGCAAATATTGCATAGAGAAAAAACACCATTGGTATGTCACCTCAGTgcaactgaaaatgttttacaaGGTCAATGAATACAATAGTCCATCTTCATTATAACTgtataaaatactaaaaaggaGACTTAAGAGGGGCATAAATGTTCTCCAAAATAGTCAGAAAATACTTCTGTCAAGAAAATAAGATCTTTTTAGATAAAAGTAATAGATTAACAGTACTTTGAGTAGCAACCATTTGTCATGCATGACCCCGAAAAGGCACTCAATGTCTGAACATATGAACAGAAAGACTGATAAAACCTGGCTTAGAAGCCTGCAGGAATCACCAGTATTGAAGACTGGGGGAAAACCTATCTACCACAAACAATTacaattattcttttttattactatttattAGAGCAGAAATTACAAACATGGGTAAGATCTTATGTAATGAAGGCAACATTTTCACATTAACTTCGTCTACTGAcatgtaataaataaaacataataaaatgaaagctgcAATAATCAGTGCATTGAACTTTGAACTGGTTCTCTGTATCTTGCTAAGGGACTTTGTTTGAAAGCAATTGTGGCTGTCTTCTAGATATAGCCAGCTGAATAAACATGGATATAACTCAAGTTCCTAGattgcattttcacatttttatctACATGCAGCACAACTCTGACAACATTTCACAATTCCTCTGGAAAGCATTTGTAAGCAAACTCATACTAAACAGCTATCTCACTATATGTGCCTTCAAAATCTTGTGAACTGTCAACCTGCATTTCCATGGGGACTGTCAGCAGGCTGACAAGTACTGCCCTTTCATTATCTAACACTCAGAGCTTTGCTTAGACAACCATTCAGATTCCTGGAAGCACTACACTGAGCGTAAGTTCAGTGAAATCCTTCCTCCCAAAGGCGAGCAAGTTTTCAGAAACACCTAGAATTGTGAATAGAAGACAAGGATTCTTCTAGTGTGGGTTTTACAgaagatgggatttttttcatatttggaAATCTATTACTTCTCAAAATTGAGTATAAATGTCCCCCACATCACTCCCATCATTATAACAATCTGATTGAGGAGGCACTTCATATGCTTGCTCTAGGATTGACaattatgtttttttccaatgaCTCATTATTAGTAAATACTGTAATTTACATTATTCCCTGCATTCAATCAAAGTGTAATGTTCCAAGATCTCAATCTGTGTCCTTTTAAGTTCTTAGCCACTAGTCCATGAAAGTTTGTCTGGCTCTGGGGAAAGTTTTGGTCCTGTTATCCAAAAGGCAAACACAGATTCTGCTTTTGTGGCTCACTACACCAGTTAGATATTCTAACCAAAGGAATCacctaagcaaaaaaaaaaaaacaaaaaaaccaacccagtATTTCATATACCTTTTAATGATCAAAGGGCTTTCCTCTCCCACCCCCGTATAAAAACTTCAGAGCTCTAATACAGTAGCTGTTCAGCATCCTcttctgggctctgctccacagaaaGTATCTGAGCAGGGGTTTGTCTGAATTATCTCAAGAGGAAATAGAGGGCATCCTCTGACGTCTGCATCCATCTCTCTTCTCAACATTAATTTCCTCTCATCTCCTGTAGATAAGAGAAAGTTACTTGAAATGAGTTTGTcaggtgggcagggagggaaagggaggtgGCTGTAAGGTATCCACCAATCAACTGGAGGCACAGTAAATCATAAAAAGGACGGTAAGAACAGCCAGTAGCAATCCTGTATGAACATTAGATGTATTTTAGCTATGTAAAAATTCACTCACCTGCGACAGTACTTCCCACACAGCTGTGCCACACACTGAATTGTCTATCAATGTTTTAGTTGTCTAAAGCATGTTGTTAGTATGCATGTAGTTAACAGAATAACCACCCATTGCTAATGCCCAGGACAGATACTGTGCTAACCAATTAAGTAAACAAATATTACTCttgagctgcagctgtgtgtttCAGACTAAACTGAACAAACTCTTAATTGCAGAGAAGTtgcactgggttttttttatctcatGCTTATACTTTTTAAAACCATTCATCACTGTAAGAACTGTGGCAACCTCACCTGCCACAGACCTGTCAAATTCAGTCCCCTTAGCTGTGGCGTCCCTCTTTCTCACCTCTCCTCTGGAGGATCTCCTGAAGGGGTGAACCATCATGAGGGGTAACATCTGGTGCTGCCATAGAGGTGTGAAGTGTCTtgaatttcacttttttgtgcaacattttcttacattttctctgtatctttCTGAGCGACCCCAGCTGCATGCAACTGTCCGTCTCTGAAAAGCCACATTCATCAGATAAAAGATtagaagaaagcttttttcgctttttcttcattttatgagcatttctctccttttccctggattgtctctcacttttctttccttcatatCTTAATTTACTACTAGACCTCTTGCACGACTTTTTAAGTTTACGTTCACACTGCTTTGCCAAGCCCTCATGGACAGAATTAGAACAGGAGTTACATTGGCTGATTTCCTTCTCTTGACCTTCCAGAGCTACATTTTTACGGTAAaccagtaattttctttccccGGCTCTTGCAGGCAAGCACCCTTTAATACAACTGCTGTAAATTTCTTCATACCTTCTTTCTGCTCTCTTCACTGAGCCACCACATGCCTCTCTAAAGTACTCAGAATCACTGATCTCTTCCAACAAATCCTTTAATCTGCAAGCAGATCTACATGTTCCATATGGTACAGTGCCTTCATCTCTACCATCTTCTTGTTTGAATTCCTTATTACGAGTAACAGTAGTGCACTCCAAAGAATGATTCAGTCCAGCATATGGTAAGTTATCAACAGTCAGTGAGTCATTCCTCTGCACTTGCAGCTTTTTTGCAAGCTTGCCCCCATGGACCTTGCTTTCTAACACTTTGTCTGTTGACTCAAGTTCCCCAAGAGTGATCACCAGCCTATAATTACTATCACTACTACAATTTCTCTTGTGGCGGTTTTGTACAGGACTCACTTCTCTGAAGTGCTGACCATGTTTGTTACTTAAGCTGATGTCAAACCCACTACCATCATCAGACACCACTCGCTTCCACCGGGACTTGTTCGCAGTGGTTTTTGGCTCTAAGCAAACACGTGCATAGTGTGGTGTCTGATAGTAGTTTAGTAAATAATGGATGAATTCATCAGTCTCATAAACCTTTTGCTTTTTGCAATCATCTTCCTCAGACACTGTCTGTGTGTGAACTACATCCAGTGCTGGGTGGTGCCTTCCATGGAGAGGTTCGATGACCCGTCCGTCCTGGGTAACCGTGATCAGCAAAGGCCCACAGCCTTTGGCGGAGGAGTTGCACACATCTCTGCCAGGCAGTCCATCAGAGCTCGGGACTGGAGAGACATCATTTAAAATTGTCCTACTATGTGACAAGTAGGTGCATGGAAGTTACTCACATCTCCTTCCTCACTACATAAACCGCTAACTTTTTGGGTTAACGGGCACTTAAACTCCTCCTTACGTTTCAGCTCTTTGTGCGTATGATAAAGGGAGCTAATCAGCTCCGGCTGTATGTCTTTAAatgctgtttcagaaaatgaatCGTCCTTCTTTACACCCAGTGAAGGATCCACTTTTTGACTTGCCAACTGCGAAACCAAGAAAATAGAAGTTTATTTAACACATCACCTTCATAATTAAGAAGGCTAATGTCAGATGTAATGGGGCTCTAAAATTCATGCAGAATGGCAAGGGTAGCCTCTGACTCCAACTCATAGTAAATTACAGTCCTTTAGAAGTCTTTTACATTAAGGACTGGGGAAAATACACACTTGTTAAAAGCTGCAAGCAAATTTTCCTCCACAAATAGTGAAGACAAAACCATATTAGAAATTAAAACCccattttcatttgaaactcTATTTTTGCCCAAAGCACTAAACTAAACCTACAAACATTAATCTGTGTGCAAAACACTCAAATTTTATCACTTCTCTGCTGACTTTCTCAAGACATTATCTGAATCAAACTGAAATAAGCCTGGTAAATGagtgcaagaaaaaagaagaggctATTAGAAATGCAACTGGTATAATCTGTGCAAATTTAATTCAGTCACTTGTAGGCCTGAGACCAAAACAAGCAGAGAGAGCATCACTTATGTCCTCACCCCAAAATTCCTTGCTTGCAACACTGGATCAAGTCTAATAGAGGTAATATAGCCTTTCCAGCCCTATTTTTTACTCAGTAAAGATAAGGTCTTGAAAAAGCACCAAAGGCAAAGTTTCTGTGTAAAAATGCACTACGTTTGCTCTTAGGGTAAGACTGAGAGCAGATTGTCACAAGACATGGACCTCAGGCCTTCTCAGTGTTCAGTCAGCCCCAAAGCAGTCTTCTGAATAGCATCAAGATATCAAATGTCTAGTGAATTATTCAAGCTCTAATAAATATCCTCAAAAATTTAAAGTACGTTTTAAAATAGTCTTACTTTCACACGACTTAACAGCACTGTAAGCAGTCTGACAGACTCCACTCTTCTCTGAGCTAGCAGggatttcctttcttcccattCAGGCATATTCTCTGGCCACTGCTGTTCTTCAGCTGGTACCTTCCGCTGCTTTGGGCGATGTTCCTCATCTCCATCTAtctgccttctcttctctcGAGCTTAGCTTTCCTTTTTGTCTCTTGAACTTCTTTTCATCACCACTTCTTTTTCTAGGTAATTATCAATATGGGACAATTTAGATGACacttgttttatattttgcatcCTGGGGGATTGGATGTAAGTCTTTGAAGTGCTAATAATAAGCAACCAGTCACCAAGAATCACATGTGGCTAACAAGGAATCTCGTTTGCTTAAAtaacatgtttaaaaaacatgGCACATAAATTACACACACCTAACTGATCCCCACAGTTAGAAAGTTCTTTGTCTCTTCAAATGGTTTGTATTCTTGGGTTTTCTTTATAAGCACTGCCAAGACAACAGCATCACATGATTCTTGTCTCCAAGGGCACAGCTAGAGACTAATCATTTGGATCTATTTCTTAAATTAACAAATCTCCCCTACAGATTAGCATGAGGGTCCTATTTAAGAGGTATTACAAGGCTCTTGTAATTCAGGGGTTATCACTGAACAAGGCCTACCCTGAGCCAAGgccttctctgctcctcaccccaccccagcagcGAGAGGCGGAGGGTGcccaaggagctgggaggggacacagccaggacagctgatcccagctgACCCGAGGGATATCCCCAACCATATGGCCTCATCCTCAGCAATAAagctgggggagaaggaggaggggggagcatttggagtgatggtgtttgtcttcccaagtcactgttatcTGGGATGGAGCCGTGGTGTCCTGGGGATAcagaacacctgcctgccctgggaagtGGAGAAtgaatttcttgttttgctttccttgtgcACATGGCCTTTGCTTTACCTATGAGACTGTCTTGATCTCAATCctcaagttttctcactttcacctttttgattctcctccccataccactggggagaaggggagggagtGAGCAGCTGTTGTAGGACTTAATTaccagctggggttaaaccacaacaggcTATCACCACTTTTTGGAAACTTTGCCCTGTAGGAAGTAGATCTACCAAATAATCAACATGATGCATCACAAAAACCTCCAGAAAATTCAAGGAACAGTGTTCACACAAGTAAgtgtttaaaaacagttttttaaaagtatttgaatAAGAAGAATTAGCAATGGAAGCATAGCAGTGCTTTTAGAGACCTAGCATTAGATTCACTATGCGTTTTAAGTGtctgtttttttaagaagatgCATAACCCGACTGATTACTAGTGACAGTGTAGGATGCCATCCAAACACATTATCTAACGAATTAAAACTTCAATATACTACTATTACTCAtatgtgaatttaaaaacaCTGCAGTAAAGACATCAACgataaaaaaataacacacaaaaatgggtaaagacagaaaagtattattttcaTAGCTTTGGATTTTCTAGTCAGCTTGGAGGCACTGAGAAATGTacatcaaattaattttatttcagggcATAAGGACATTGATTTAAGATGTTGCAGCATAGAGCAATAACAAAAgcccacacacagagctttaAGGAAACAATCCTCAGAACAATTTGAGAGCAACAGCTCTCACTATAGGCcgacagaatcatagaataatcCAATCTGAAAGGGACCTCGGGATATCTCCAGTCCAGCCTTTCTCATAATCCAGACCCCTACATCTGACACCTTACACAAAGAATTATCATTATGGTTTTCTTCCCAATACATAAATTAACAACTACATTGTATTGTTTCAATTTCTCCAACTCCTGTTTCCTCAAAGCCTGGATTTTTACACAGCCACTCTTCCTCATACTTGGTATGAGGAAGTGTAACAAATTTCAAGAAAATGGGACATTCTCTAAAAATATACTCTCACCTTTCAAccccctctctttttttcccccttttttgaCCGTGCTCCTGTTCTTGCAGCTTTAGTCTTTCCAGGCTTCTCTATCTTATGGCTCCTTCACTAAAAATGTCTGGTTGTGTCAAAAGCCACCTGTCACAGAAGAAGCAGAATCAGACTTAGCAGCCCAGTTTGCTGCATATTTATACAAACACAGACAACCTGCCAAGTAAATTAGAGACCCAGGTGACTACCAAAATACCACTACACTTGTGAGAATGCCTCTCTCTACCTTGACATACCAGAACTTCTAAAGTTCATACTGGGTTGTCAATCAAGCTCAAACATCCCTCTCCCAAATATCTCCTCCTGCTGTGACATCAGGGGCTCACAATCTGACATCATACCTTTGACCAAACCCACTCCTGGTAGGCTCTTCTGGGGACTCAAAAGTTCAGCATGTTCAGCACAGCACTCCTAATTGCAGGAGTTAATGCAGTTCTGCCAAAACTAGAGTTCACTGACTCTTAGAGCAACATCTTTTGGATCACATGCTTGTTTGCTTGCTTAAAAATTGATGGATTCTGTTGATGTGTGCTGCATTTCATCAGCTTCAAATGCCCAGACAGAgcacatttaaagaaaacactCAAGCAAGTTGCATCAAGATCTATCTACACTGAAAAAGTAAGTAATACGAAGTATCATTTCCAGCATAGAGGGATATTTCAGTAACAGTTTAGAAATTACCAGCTGGCACAAAAAATGAAACTGGGTACTCCCTAATAAGGGCTTATGGAGGTAAACCAATAGGCTGCTGAAATTAAGCTTACAGGttgcacattttcttttataatgcCACACTACGCATAACACTTCAGTGGATTCATCTCTCAATATACTTAAACAAAAAGGTACATAGAAGAGAATAGCTACCATTTTCTAGCCAAGAATCACCAGGCAGCCGCTACACCCACTTCATATTGAACAATAAGAAACTAAGTATCTTCCAGAGTATCATCAGTTCTGGACATCCTCTCTAAGTTTCAGTGCCAACTACACAGAAAATATTGACAACCTTTAGCTTACCCAGAGAAATTTTTCAGGAAATCAAAACAGTATAATGCTGGGTTTTGATTAAAGGAGTTAAGTTCAGATGCCTGAATTCCATGTATCAGTATACCTACATCTAGTACAAACAGGATAATCACCCAGGGGTTTTTTGCCCCTCACATGCTTAATTGTCCAAAAAGTTTACAGAGAGGCTTCCACCGCTTATCAAGGACTTTTCAGGCCtaaattcaaggaaaaagaagcagaagttgGCAAACCACCATCTGTGCCAGTTTCTTCCACAAAGTCTCAGCACCTAGTTACAAGTAAAGCTTAGTGTATTTTAGTAAGTCCATAtgctatatttttctttatttgataGACACAATTTTAACATAAATACAGACTAAATCATATGGAGACAAAAAAGTTACATATACAAAGAGAACTGCAAGAGTGCCACATAAAAGCTTCCGctgaagaaacatgaaaaaaaagtaatacgGTCTTCATAGGTTATCAACTATAGTGCTATTACTTGAAAAATGCCTGTTTGCTTTCAATATGGGAATGTACAAGGGAAGACAAGCACAGAAACTGTTTGGTAAAAGAGGGTGACTACACTTTACTGAgaatgatgaagaaaaaaacccacatatgTACTGGAGGAAAAGCTAGTGCAAATaacattaatataaaataacCAGGAActtctggaagcagcagctatAGCACAGACTGCAGCACTGAATCGCTCCTCTTAGGGAACTGCTGCCAAATGCACTCAGAATTAACGCTAACTTTGTCTCATATATGCAGAGCAGATACGCAAAGCACCTTCTACAAAACTGAAGCAGCAAGTAATCTCTAGAGTCCTTTCTGCCCACTGTGCATTAAGATAAAGAGCTTCCTAAAGCTTTCCACCAAGTTAGTGCCAACTAGGCTTCTGCCACCCCACTAAGATTTGTGGTGCAGCAGATTAAAACATCCA
Coding sequences:
- the LOC104694423 gene encoding A-kinase anchor protein 17B → MGRKEIPASSEKSGVCQTAYSAVKSCEIPSSDGLPGRDVCNSSAKGCGPLLITVTQDGRVIEPLHGRHHPALDVVHTQTVSEEDDCKKQKVYETDEFIHYLLNYYQTPHYARVCLEPKTTANKSRWKRVVSDDGSGFDISLSNKHGQHFREVSPVQNRHKRNCSSDSNYRLVITLGELESTDKVLESKVHGGKLAKKLQVQRNDSLTVDNLPYAGLNHSLECTTVTRNKEFKQEDGRDEGTVPYGTCRSACRLKDLLEEISDSEYFREACGGSVKRAERRYEEIYSSCIKGCLPARAGERKLLVYRKNVALEGQEKEISQCNSCSNSVHEGLAKQCERKLKKSCKRSSSKLRYEGKKSERQSREKERNAHKMKKKRKKLSSNLLSDECGFSETDSCMQLGSLRKIQRKCKKMLHKKVKFKTLHTSMAAPDVTPHDGSPLQEILQRRGDERKLMLRREMDADVRGCPLFPLEIIQTNPCSDTFCGAEPRRGC